Proteins encoded together in one Luteimonas fraxinea window:
- a CDS encoding TerC family protein: protein METIGNVWLWAGFGGLVVIALLVDLVLMRHGGAHKVTFKEALWWSLGWVALALLFNAGLWWYLHETAGAALANRVGLEFLTGYLVEKSLAVDNIFVFLLLFTFFGVPEAQRQRVLIIGILLALVLRAVLIFVGAALLAQFHWLLYVFGAFLLLTGFKMWFAAGKEPDLENNVVLRWMRGHLRLTDGYRGAALRVREGGAWAYTPLFVVLVLIGVIDVIFAVDSIPAIFAITTDPFIVLTSNVFAVLGLRAMFFMLAGMADRFHLLPYGLAVVLVFIGAKMLLIDVYKIPVLWSLGVVAVILAVTVALSLARPPKPVTGG from the coding sequence ATGGAAACGATTGGCAATGTCTGGTTGTGGGCCGGCTTCGGCGGCCTGGTGGTGATCGCGCTGCTCGTCGACCTGGTGCTGATGCGCCACGGCGGCGCGCACAAGGTCACGTTCAAGGAGGCGCTGTGGTGGAGCCTGGGCTGGGTGGCCCTGGCGCTGCTCTTCAACGCAGGTCTGTGGTGGTACCTGCACGAGACCGCGGGCGCCGCGCTCGCCAATCGCGTGGGCCTGGAATTCCTGACCGGCTATCTGGTCGAGAAGTCGCTCGCGGTCGACAACATCTTCGTGTTCCTGCTGCTCTTCACCTTCTTCGGCGTGCCCGAGGCGCAGCGCCAGCGCGTGCTGATCATCGGCATCCTGCTGGCGCTGGTGCTGCGCGCGGTGCTGATCTTCGTCGGCGCGGCGTTGCTGGCCCAGTTCCACTGGCTGCTGTACGTATTCGGCGCGTTCCTGCTGCTGACCGGCTTCAAGATGTGGTTCGCCGCCGGCAAGGAGCCGGATCTGGAGAACAACGTGGTGCTGCGCTGGATGCGCGGGCATCTGCGGCTCACCGACGGCTACCGCGGCGCGGCGCTGCGCGTGCGCGAAGGCGGCGCTTGGGCCTACACGCCGCTGTTCGTGGTGCTGGTGCTGATCGGCGTGATCGACGTGATCTTCGCGGTCGACAGCATCCCGGCGATCTTCGCGATCACCACCGATCCCTTCATCGTGCTGACGTCTAACGTCTTCGCGGTGTTGGGCCTGCGCGCGATGTTCTTCATGCTCGCCGGCATGGCCGACCGCTTCCACCTGCTGCCCTACGGTCTGGCTGTGGTGCTGGTCTTCATCGGCGCCAAGATGCTGCTGATCGACGTCTACAAGATTCCAGTGCTGTGGTCGCTGGGCGTCGTGGCGGTGATCCTGGCGGTCACGGTGGCGCTGAGTCTGGCGCGACCGCCGAAGCCGGTGACCGGTGGCTGA
- a CDS encoding class I SAM-dependent rRNA methyltransferase — protein MNTPYPTVHLKNAWRSSHPWIFQRLVEKPAQRPKPGSIVDVIGVEGEWIGRGFYNGHSRIAVRILETHPDVPVDAGWFSRKIAEAVSLRRDVLKLDDVSDAWRVVHSEGDGLSGLVVDRYGDLLVVEFFSAGMFRHREWIYEALTEQFPGCRFHSFADEHVQKQESFDYRGSVPADPAIITEYGVRFRADPAGAHKTGFFADQRENREWLSRQVAGKRVLDLCCNTGGFGVYAAVRGASEVVGIDIDEDVIEIAKGNARLNDARIRFVQADIFPWLRDASNAGDAYDVVVLDPAKMTRDREQVIPALKKYLDMNKLALGVVKPGGLLATFSCTGLVSEEQFLDMLRRAAFYANRTIQILKVSGAGADHPFMAHVQESRYLKAVFCRVVD, from the coding sequence ATGAACACACCCTACCCGACCGTACACCTGAAGAACGCCTGGCGTTCCAGCCACCCGTGGATCTTCCAGCGCCTCGTCGAGAAGCCGGCGCAGCGCCCCAAGCCCGGCAGCATCGTCGACGTCATCGGCGTCGAAGGCGAGTGGATCGGCCGCGGTTTCTACAACGGCCATTCGCGCATCGCCGTGCGCATCCTCGAAACGCATCCCGACGTACCGGTCGACGCCGGCTGGTTCTCGCGCAAGATCGCCGAGGCCGTCTCGCTGCGCCGCGATGTGCTCAAGCTCGATGACGTGTCCGATGCCTGGCGCGTCGTGCACAGCGAAGGCGACGGCCTGTCGGGTCTGGTCGTGGACCGCTACGGCGATCTGCTGGTCGTCGAATTCTTCAGCGCCGGCATGTTCCGCCATCGCGAATGGATCTACGAAGCGCTGACCGAACAGTTCCCCGGCTGCCGCTTCCACAGCTTCGCCGACGAACACGTGCAGAAGCAGGAAAGTTTCGACTACCGCGGCAGCGTGCCGGCCGATCCGGCGATCATCACCGAGTACGGCGTGCGCTTCCGCGCCGATCCCGCCGGTGCGCACAAGACCGGCTTCTTCGCCGACCAGCGCGAGAACCGCGAGTGGCTGAGCCGCCAGGTGGCAGGCAAGCGCGTGCTCGACCTGTGCTGCAACACCGGCGGGTTCGGTGTGTACGCCGCCGTGCGTGGCGCCAGCGAAGTCGTGGGCATCGACATCGACGAAGACGTCATCGAGATCGCCAAGGGCAATGCCCGGCTCAACGATGCGCGCATCAGGTTCGTGCAGGCCGACATCTTCCCGTGGCTGCGCGATGCATCGAACGCGGGCGATGCCTACGACGTCGTCGTGCTCGACCCGGCCAAGATGACCCGTGACCGCGAGCAGGTGATCCCGGCGCTGAAGAAGTACCTCGACATGAACAAGCTCGCGCTCGGCGTGGTCAAGCCGGGCGGACTGCTGGCGACGTTCTCGTGCACCGGTCTGGTCAGCGAGGAGCAGTTCCTCGACATGCTGCGGCGCGCGGCGTTCTACGCCAACCGCACGATCCAGATCCTCAAGGTCTCGGGCGCGGGCGCGGATCATCCGTTCATGGCGCACGTGCAGGAATCGCGTTACCTCAAGGCGGTGTTCTGCCGCGTCGTGGACTGA
- a CDS encoding gluconolaconase encodes MARRLRPGLRGAIWGVAALTTVALAASFVWDWRTPERPDPGPPPAGLPARIESVAGDGHRGVRDGTRSEARFDDPFGIAVAADGTAFVADGGASNRIRRVHPDGRVDTLVGSLEGFVDGRGADARFHTPSGLALDAVGALYVADTGNHAIRRVAPDGTVTTLAGTGEAGFVDGPVAQARFHAPTGVAVDAAGRVFVADGFNDRIRVIEAGTVRTLAGDGRPGFVDGVGAQARFDTPGGLALGDDGALWIADTGNHAIRRIAPDGATTTLEQHGDEPDAAPMSPVSIAIDAQQRLYVGELAQGRVLQIEADGRARVLTGRDMAQRLARPAGLTFDRFGRLWVADAAAYRVHRIVQVRRAGAKQNLANATVGPAPDAALPDTRGRWPLAPQDGWHEVVGTLGEVRGNFRGESRSHLHAGFDVRGDVGSPVLAIADAKVASPYAASGFGDQAENLAIDDLAYMHMRVGRTPRGEVLDPRFQLIAGDDGRPMRVRIPRGTHIRAGDAIGTINAQAHVHLILGPSGYQRNAVTLGFRNFVDTIAPRIDDLALLDALDMPMTSREDGRVILPRDGGGLQIIVEAWDQVDGNLPRRRLGLHTLGWQLLAADGRPMPGFEVPRFTIDFDRMPPHRDAVRVAYSADSGITVHGASRTRFRYAVNNLVRDGRLEAMLWDPADLPIGDYLLRATVRDASGNTATRELPIRLY; translated from the coding sequence ATGGCGCGGAGGCTGCGGCCCGGCTTGCGCGGTGCGATCTGGGGCGTCGCCGCGCTGACGACGGTCGCGCTCGCGGCGAGCTTCGTCTGGGACTGGCGCACGCCCGAGCGGCCTGATCCCGGTCCGCCGCCTGCGGGCCTGCCGGCGCGAATCGAATCCGTGGCCGGCGACGGCCATCGCGGCGTGCGCGATGGCACGCGCTCCGAGGCGCGGTTCGACGATCCCTTCGGCATCGCCGTCGCGGCGGACGGCACTGCGTTCGTCGCCGATGGCGGCGCGTCGAACCGCATCCGTCGCGTGCATCCCGATGGCCGCGTCGACACGCTCGTCGGCAGCCTCGAAGGCTTCGTCGACGGGCGCGGCGCCGATGCGCGTTTCCACACGCCGTCCGGTCTCGCCCTCGACGCGGTCGGTGCGCTGTATGTCGCCGACACCGGCAACCACGCGATCCGGCGCGTCGCGCCCGACGGCACGGTGACGACGCTGGCCGGGACCGGGGAGGCCGGTTTCGTCGATGGTCCCGTTGCACAGGCGCGCTTCCATGCGCCGACCGGCGTGGCCGTCGATGCCGCGGGGCGCGTCTTCGTCGCGGACGGGTTCAACGACCGCATCCGCGTGATCGAGGCGGGCACCGTGCGCACGCTGGCCGGCGATGGACGGCCGGGCTTCGTCGACGGCGTCGGCGCGCAGGCGCGCTTCGATACGCCGGGCGGACTCGCGCTCGGCGATGACGGTGCACTGTGGATCGCCGACACCGGCAACCACGCGATCCGGCGCATCGCGCCCGACGGCGCCACGACGACGCTGGAGCAGCACGGTGACGAACCCGATGCCGCGCCGATGTCGCCGGTGTCCATCGCCATCGATGCGCAGCAACGGCTCTATGTCGGCGAACTCGCACAGGGTCGCGTGCTGCAGATCGAAGCCGACGGTCGCGCGCGCGTGCTGACCGGTCGCGACATGGCGCAGCGCCTGGCGCGTCCGGCCGGTCTCACGTTCGATCGTTTCGGCCGGCTGTGGGTCGCCGATGCCGCGGCGTATCGCGTGCATCGCATCGTGCAGGTGCGACGCGCCGGTGCGAAGCAGAATCTCGCCAACGCCACGGTCGGTCCTGCGCCGGACGCCGCACTGCCGGACACACGCGGCCGCTGGCCCCTCGCACCGCAGGACGGCTGGCACGAAGTCGTCGGCACGCTCGGCGAGGTGCGCGGCAACTTCCGCGGTGAATCGCGCAGCCACCTGCACGCCGGCTTCGACGTGCGCGGCGACGTGGGCAGTCCGGTGCTGGCGATCGCCGATGCGAAAGTCGCGAGCCCGTATGCCGCGAGCGGATTCGGCGACCAGGCCGAGAACCTCGCAATCGACGATCTGGCCTACATGCACATGCGCGTCGGCCGCACGCCGCGCGGCGAGGTGCTCGATCCACGGTTCCAGCTGATCGCAGGCGACGACGGCCGGCCGATGCGCGTGCGCATTCCGCGCGGCACGCACATCCGCGCCGGCGATGCGATCGGCACCATCAACGCGCAGGCGCACGTGCATCTGATCCTCGGACCGTCCGGCTACCAGCGCAATGCGGTGACGCTGGGCTTCCGTAATTTCGTCGACACCATCGCGCCGCGCATCGACGATCTCGCGCTGCTCGACGCGCTCGACATGCCGATGACGTCACGCGAAGACGGTCGCGTGATCCTGCCGCGCGATGGCGGCGGCCTGCAGATCATCGTCGAGGCCTGGGACCAGGTGGACGGCAACCTGCCGCGCCGGCGCCTCGGCCTGCACACGCTCGGCTGGCAGTTGCTGGCCGCCGACGGCCGCCCGATGCCCGGCTTCGAGGTGCCGCGCTTCACGATCGATTTCGACCGCATGCCGCCGCATCGCGATGCGGTGCGCGTTGCCTACTCCGCCGACAGCGGCATCACCGTGCACGGCGCCTCGCGCACGCGGTTCCGTTACGCGGTCAACAATCTCGTCCGCGACGGTCGTCTCGAAGCGATGCTGTGGGATCCGGCGGACCTGCCCATCGGCGATTACCTGCTGCGCGCCACCGTGCGCGATGCCAGCGGCAACACCGCGACGCGCGAGCTGCCGATCCGGCTGTACTGA
- a CDS encoding Lrp/AsnC family transcriptional regulator yields the protein MSARSPDRTDLKILDVLQQDARITNHALAERVALSPSACLARVRALEQRGLIRSYRAHVAVDRIRSATIVMAQISFQKHALEEFTAFDRCILAMPEIVEASRVSGAYDYMLRVIVRDVHHWKDIARSLLSGDYGVEKIVSHFLMDEVKSFAGYPLTDDEPARG from the coding sequence ATGTCCGCCCGTTCGCCCGACCGCACCGACCTGAAGATCCTCGACGTGCTGCAGCAGGATGCACGGATCACCAACCACGCCCTCGCCGAGCGGGTGGCGCTGTCGCCCAGCGCCTGCCTGGCCCGGGTGCGCGCGCTGGAGCAGCGCGGCCTGATCCGCAGCTATCGCGCCCACGTCGCCGTCGACCGCATCCGCTCGGCGACGATCGTCATGGCGCAGATCAGTTTCCAGAAGCACGCGCTCGAGGAGTTCACCGCGTTCGACCGTTGCATCCTGGCGATGCCGGAGATCGTCGAAGCCAGCCGCGTGTCCGGCGCCTACGACTACATGCTGCGGGTCATCGTGCGCGACGTGCACCACTGGAAGGACATCGCCCGCTCGCTGCTCAGCGGCGACTACGGGGTGGAGAAGATCGTCTCCCACTTCCTGATGGACGAGGTCAAATCCTTCGCCGGCTATCCGCTGACCGACGACGAGCCGGCGCGCGGCTGA
- a CDS encoding TonB-dependent receptor translates to MKPLTTARLAHAIRLVCLCTPLIAAPAMAQTAAPGTPASPASTTDLDAIVVTAGKRNESVREIAGSVSAVTGQQLEDLGAQSLADYIQRTPGVVFNSYQPGVSHVVMRGIATSSGNVQGQTTTGYFLNEVPLTEPGFSIVIPDIDAFDINRVEVLRGPQGTLFGSASMGGAINYVANVADPTGFDAAVEATASQTRNADIGFGGKAMVNLPIADDILAVRAVAQYRDDPGYLDNIGLGREGSNDSQTAGGRLSVTLTPSEATTLSWLSLWQNTDADDNSYRIAGLGEFERDTAIPEFTDTKVAVHSLRLDQDLGFATLTALLSQQHKQQDWQFDFTPIRVFYNADLDLDLDTPLFIASGGESTGRSLELRLASPGDQRLEWLVGGMVFQTDKDLYETIGAAGAAGAFDRSSLFGPGSGAVIAPDGSTFNAFYSHLDGSELAVFGEGTFHFNDQWKATVGGRFFRTSVEAQTTQVGFSTYPGDPIVTRSRTDEDGLNPKVSLTWTPSADLMLYALVSEGFRFGEPNTPGLSAFPIPAGSISDSLINYELGTRTSWADGRWLIDATLFYVDWSDIQLRLQTPDFFNYASNGGKAYSRGIELATTWRPVDSFDWTLAATWQQARLDEDLDILFAGTAPAGSQLPGSADWTVSNVLSYRFDTRFSPTLTLAHQYIGSGISDLNSAVPGAARNEQGNYNTVDLRYRMSFGNTDLTLFGSNLGDTRGITRSVSEVNGIGQGIVRPRTVGVTVHWHY, encoded by the coding sequence ATGAAGCCGCTCACCACCGCACGTCTGGCCCACGCCATCCGTCTCGTCTGTCTGTGTACGCCGCTGATCGCCGCACCGGCGATGGCGCAGACCGCGGCGCCGGGGACACCTGCCTCGCCCGCCTCGACCACCGATCTCGACGCGATCGTCGTCACCGCCGGCAAGCGCAACGAATCGGTGCGCGAGATCGCGGGTTCGGTCTCGGCCGTCACCGGCCAGCAGCTCGAGGATCTGGGCGCGCAGTCGCTGGCCGACTACATCCAGCGCACGCCGGGCGTGGTGTTCAACAGCTACCAGCCGGGCGTCTCGCACGTGGTCATGCGCGGCATCGCGACCAGTTCGGGCAACGTGCAGGGCCAGACGACGACCGGCTATTTCCTCAACGAAGTGCCGTTGACCGAGCCGGGCTTCAGCATCGTCATTCCCGACATCGACGCCTTCGACATCAACCGCGTCGAAGTGCTGCGCGGGCCGCAAGGCACGCTGTTCGGTTCGGCGTCGATGGGTGGTGCGATCAACTACGTCGCCAACGTCGCCGACCCGACCGGCTTCGACGCGGCTGTCGAAGCCACCGCCAGCCAGACCCGCAACGCCGACATCGGCTTCGGCGGCAAGGCGATGGTCAACCTGCCGATCGCCGACGACATCCTCGCCGTGCGCGCCGTCGCGCAGTACCGCGACGATCCCGGCTATCTCGACAACATCGGCCTCGGCCGCGAAGGCAGCAACGACAGCCAGACCGCGGGTGGCCGCCTGTCGGTGACGCTGACGCCGTCGGAGGCGACCACGCTGAGCTGGTTGAGCCTGTGGCAGAACACCGATGCCGACGACAACAGCTACCGCATCGCCGGTCTCGGCGAGTTCGAACGCGACACCGCGATTCCCGAGTTCACCGATACGAAGGTCGCCGTGCACAGCCTGCGGCTCGATCAGGACCTCGGCTTCGCCACGCTGACCGCGTTGCTGTCGCAGCAGCACAAGCAGCAGGACTGGCAGTTCGATTTCACCCCGATACGCGTGTTCTACAACGCCGATCTCGACCTCGATCTCGACACACCGTTGTTCATCGCTTCCGGCGGCGAAAGCACCGGCCGCAGCCTCGAACTGCGTCTGGCCTCGCCCGGCGACCAGCGCCTGGAATGGCTGGTCGGCGGCATGGTGTTCCAGACCGACAAGGATCTCTACGAGACCATCGGCGCCGCGGGCGCTGCCGGTGCGTTCGACCGCTCGTCATTGTTCGGTCCGGGCAGCGGCGCGGTCATCGCACCCGACGGCTCCACGTTCAACGCGTTCTACAGCCATCTCGACGGTTCCGAACTCGCGGTGTTCGGCGAAGGCACCTTCCACTTCAACGATCAATGGAAGGCCACGGTCGGCGGCCGCTTCTTCCGCACGAGCGTCGAAGCGCAGACCACGCAGGTCGGCTTCTCGACGTATCCCGGCGACCCCATCGTCACCCGCTCGCGTACCGACGAGGACGGCCTCAATCCCAAGGTCTCGCTGACCTGGACGCCGTCCGCCGATCTGATGCTCTACGCGCTGGTGTCGGAAGGCTTCCGCTTCGGCGAGCCGAACACGCCCGGGCTCAGCGCGTTTCCGATTCCCGCCGGCTCCATCAGTGACAGCCTGATCAACTACGAACTCGGCACGCGCACCAGCTGGGCGGACGGCCGCTGGCTGATCGACGCCACGCTGTTCTATGTCGACTGGAGCGACATCCAGCTGCGCCTGCAGACGCCGGACTTCTTCAACTACGCCAGCAACGGCGGCAAGGCCTACAGCCGCGGCATCGAACTGGCGACCACGTGGCGCCCGGTCGACAGCTTCGACTGGACGCTGGCCGCGACCTGGCAGCAGGCGCGCCTCGACGAGGATCTCGACATCCTGTTCGCCGGCACCGCGCCCGCCGGTTCGCAGCTGCCGGGCTCGGCCGACTGGACCGTCAGCAACGTGCTGAGCTACCGCTTCGACACGCGCTTTTCGCCGACGCTGACGCTGGCCCACCAGTACATCGGCAGCGGCATCAGCGATCTCAACTCCGCCGTGCCCGGCGCCGCGCGCAACGAACAGGGCAACTACAACACCGTCGACCTGCGCTACCGCATGTCGTTCGGCAATACCGATCTGACCCTGTTCGGCAGCAATCTCGGCGACACCCGCGGCATCACCCGCAGCGTGTCCGAGGTCAACGGCATCGGCCAGGGCATCGTGCGGCCGCGCACCGTCGGCGTGACCGTGCACTGGCATTACTGA